In the genome of Tannockella kyphosi, one region contains:
- a CDS encoding GAF domain-containing protein, protein MEQEINDLQLLIGCEAATVWMVEGDVIYPYILFGEHTDGLRDLELPIGQGLCGKCVAENIEIISNDLVNDPRWYQKADSATGFVSKNIICLPIIVQEEVYGCVQLLNKTEGDFTEKDISICRDIVELICDKL, encoded by the coding sequence ATGGAACAAGAAATCAATGATTTACAATTATTAATTGGCTGTGAAGCAGCAACAGTATGGATGGTAGAAGGAGATGTTATTTATCCTTATATTTTATTTGGAGAACATACAGATGGTCTAAGAGATTTAGAATTACCAATAGGACAAGGGTTATGTGGTAAATGTGTTGCAGAAAATATAGAAATTATAAGCAATGATTTAGTGAATGATCCTAGATGGTATCAAAAAGCAGATAGTGCTACTGGATTTGTTAGTAAAAATATTATTTGTTTACCTATTATTGTTCAAGAAGAAGTTTATGGTTGTGTGCAATTATTAAACAAAACTGAAGGTGATTTCACAGAAAAAGATATTTCTATTTGTAGAGATATTGTTGAATTAATTTGTGACAAATTATAG
- a CDS encoding DUF3307 domain-containing protein: MLTQALFVMFIAHFLGDYILTTGEIANGKSSEYYYTFLHCVLYTLIHYAGCLFLGITVASFMLATVISLSHAIVDFIKSYITINKDELMAKGIGFVKYGKFLYMADQHIHYFLTFLFCDMFASQLGVSNVNIEVCRYILFFAIMWQPTYVTYRVLTNTGYMIGNPFETKDSLLKIYILVIGLCYVINPLLVILPIVIYFVFNDKLKNKIKPSALLMGLIISVYASFWLDFFMSL, from the coding sequence ATGTTAACACAAGCATTATTTGTAATGTTTATCGCACATTTCTTAGGTGATTATATTTTAACTACTGGGGAAATTGCAAATGGGAAATCATCAGAATACTATTACACTTTCTTACATTGTGTATTATATACTTTGATTCATTATGCAGGGTGTTTGTTTTTAGGAATTACAGTGGCTAGTTTTATGCTAGCTACTGTAATATCCTTATCACATGCAATAGTGGATTTCATAAAGTCGTATATTACAATTAATAAAGATGAGTTAATGGCAAAAGGGATTGGGTTTGTTAAATATGGTAAGTTTTTATACATGGCTGATCAACATATTCATTATTTTTTAACATTCTTATTTTGTGATATGTTTGCATCACAGTTAGGTGTTAGTAATGTGAATATAGAGGTTTGTAGGTATATTTTGTTTTTTGCTATTATGTGGCAACCAACCTATGTTACCTATCGAGTATTAACGAATACAGGTTATATGATAGGAAATCCTTTTGAAACAAAAGATAGTTTATTAAAGATTTATATTTTAGTAATAGGATTATGTTATGTTATCAATCCATTATTAGTGATACTTCCAATAGTGATTTATTTTGTTTTCAATGATAAATTGAAAAACAAAATAAAACCAAGTGCATTATTAATGGGGTTAATAATTAGTGTTTATGCGAGTTTTTGGTTAGATTTTTTCATGTCTTTATAA